Sequence from the Cryptococcus neoformans var. neoformans JEC21 chromosome 1, complete sequence genome:
GTCCAGATTACAGACGGTGGGCTGTAAAACTGAAAAACGAGAGGATATTACAAAGAACAGAAGCCTCGGGACCTCAAAAGATGGGGTTATGGTGCGGCAGATGCAGGCACGGTCCCAAAGGATGATTGAACTACCGCTGGATGGCTAGACCGCAGCGGAAGGTAATAAAGGCATACTCCTTCAGGCCTCACGTCTAAGGCTAGTTATAAACTGCGAATGTCTTTAAATGCTTTTCAGCCCAGTGTCAGCAGTTTATAGACATTAATCAAAagatgaatgaagaagcaTAAGAATGTCATAGATATACGTTCGATCCAGGAGCTCGCTTGGCTACTCCTGCTCGATTTTGCGGCTGCTCTACTTGACGAGGGCTTGAATTTGCCGAGGACGGCGGAGGGGGGGCATTGGCCGTCTCGTTGATGACTACGTAGCGCATGAGTCTCGCGCTATTAATATATCAGTTATATTACACTCACCCGATGCCCACTCTTCGATTaccctctcctcttttgcttcatcttcggcGGTTCTCTCTCTTTTACCGAAAAGCATGTCCCGCCATCCCACATCTCCGACAATCCTCATTTCTTTATCAAGTGCGAGGGTAGCACTTGTCCTCTCTCTCAAACCCACcatctcaagctctctttgcatctctccttcatcgACAGTCTCTCCTCTCTGCAGTTTCGCGATCAGATCACTGAGAACGGTGATCTTCGCCTGTTGCCGCGCAAGTGATGCTTCAGTATCTTGACGAGTTCGCATGAGGTGCACGACGAGGGAAGTGATGATTGTCCAGTATATGAAAAACGGAACAAGAGGACGAATACGTTGTCGGAGTGGGGGCACGTCTGTAGGAAACGCATGTGAAAATCGGCGAGATGGGCGACTCGGTACTGCATAAACAGATTGAAGGGGGACGCGAGGTAGTCGAAGTTGGCTTCTGAGCATGTCGGTatggtggaagaaagatTAGACAATGATTCCCTTTGCTTTCTGCCGTATATCACGAATAGGACGAGTCAGTCACTGGCCGCGAAATTTCCTTTCGTTGCTTGGTATAATCGACGATGTAGCGAGACACATCATATTCTTGATTGTGGACAGCGGCGGGTGAAAGCTTCTTTACCTGATTAGGAATTAAGTCTATGCGTCATCGTTTTTAATTGAATTTGGCGGTAATTCTACTGCCAAATTGTATTACAAAAACTCGTATGAAGGAAAATGTATATATGAATTTGGTAATTGTTTTTTATAGGGCGATAAGACCGTGGGATACTGTTTCAACAACCACCCGAACGAACATTTCATGGCCCAGAAGCCGTAAAGGCAccgatgagaagaaagaaggtcCATCATGCTCCATGCAGTCATAACGACATCCGCAGAGCAGAGAGTACAATATTGCGGTGTACTACATAATCTCCGCATTGCAACATAATTATGTCTTCCGTTTCTCGCTCCTCAAGCTAGCTTCCTCAAGACACTATCAAACGGCTCGCCTCCTGCTGAACGACGACGACACTGTattgtcttcttctgtttgttGTGAGTGAGCAATTGCCCACCAAAACTGAT
This genomic interval carries:
- a CDS encoding expressed protein; translated protein: MLRSQLRLPRVPLQSVYAVPSRPSRRFSHAFPTDVPPLRQRIRPLVPFFIYWTIITSLVVHLMRTRQDTEASLARQQAKITVLSDLIAKLQRGETVDEGEMQRELEMVGLRERTSATLALDKEMRIVGDVGWRDMLFGKRERTAEDEAKEERVIEEWASVINETANAPPPPSSANSSPRQVEQPQNRAGVAKRAPGSNVYL